The following DNA comes from Chloroflexota bacterium.
CAGACGCCCTCAACCCTCGAACAGTTCCCGCTGGTCGGCCAGCAGCACGCGCAGACGCAGGCGCCCGCGGTGGATCCGCGACTTCACCGTTCCGATGGGTGCCTGGATGGACTCGGCCACCTCGTGATAGTCCATCCCGTAGACGTCGCACAGCACGACCGCAACCCGCTGGTCCTCGGGCAGCTGGCGGAGCGCCCCGTCGAGGGCGCGGTAGAGCTCTGCGCGGGCCGATTCCGCGACCGGGTTCACGGCCCGCGGATCGGCGATATCCGCCTCGCCCTCCGCCGGCTCCGGGAGCGCGGTCGTCGGGCGCCGCTGCGACCGGCGCAGGATGTCGTACGAGGCATTGGCCGTGATCCGCAGCAGCCATGACCGGAAGACCCCTCCCCGGTAGGCACGGATGTGGTCGTAGGCGTGGATGAACGCGTCCTGGGTTGCATCCGCGGCGAGGTCCGGGTCGCCGAGGAGGCGCCAGGCAAGGCCGTAACAGGCGCCCTGGTAGTGCTCCATCAGCTGCGTGAAGGCGGACCGATCACCCCGCGCGGCGGCAGCCACCACCGCGGCCTCCTCGGCCAACGGGCCGGTCCGCGTGGCCGGGCGACTCGGGTCGGGATCCGACATCGGCTACCTATAATCACATCCCCCGCGGGCCGGAGTGGCGGAATAGGCAGACGCGTCGGTCTCAAACACCGATGGGAGCAATCCCGTGTGGGTTCGACCCCCTCCTCCGGCACCAACTCATTACGTGCTCAATTCCGGCCCAACACCATCCAGGTCATCCAGGAGCGGCCCCTAACAGCAGGCCGTCCTGGAGCTCGAGGGCGTCGTGGGGCACGTCGAGATGA
Coding sequences within:
- a CDS encoding sigma-70 family RNA polymerase sigma factor, which gives rise to MSDPDPSRPATRTGPLAEEAAVVAAAARGDRSAFTQLMEHYQGACYGLAWRLLGDPDLAADATQDAFIHAYDHIRAYRGGVFRSWLLRITANASYDILRRSQRRPTTALPEPAEGEADIADPRAVNPVAESARAELYRALDGALRQLPEDQRVAVVLCDVYGMDYHEVAESIQAPIGTVKSRIHRGRLRLRVLLADQRELFEG